The following are encoded in a window of Sutcliffiella horikoshii genomic DNA:
- a CDS encoding SDR family oxidoreductase, which translates to MEMNLKGKTALILASSQGLGKAIASSLIDEGVNVVLASRNEEKLANVQRELMDNEGGRASYIQTDITDPTQIKSAVNHAVDTYGRLDILVNNAGGPPAGSFEQITDEQWQQAFELNLLSYIRTIREALPHLKKNGGKIINIASSSIKEPIPGLLLSNTFRTGIVGLTKTLAGELAGDNILINTVAPGRIATDRVAFLDEVNAKKQGITKTEMEEKVKAGIPLGRYGEPEEFAKVVTFLVSDANSYMTGSSFLVDGGMVKSI; encoded by the coding sequence GTGGAAATGAATCTTAAAGGAAAAACGGCTTTAATTTTGGCTTCTAGCCAAGGTCTTGGAAAGGCAATTGCCTCTTCTCTCATTGATGAAGGAGTCAATGTGGTTCTGGCGAGCAGAAACGAGGAAAAATTAGCTAATGTGCAGCGTGAACTAATGGATAATGAAGGTGGGAGGGCTTCTTATATCCAAACAGACATTACTGACCCTACTCAAATTAAAAGTGCCGTAAATCATGCGGTGGATACATATGGTCGACTTGATATTTTGGTAAATAACGCCGGGGGTCCTCCTGCCGGTTCATTTGAACAGATAACCGATGAGCAGTGGCAGCAGGCTTTTGAATTAAATCTATTAAGCTATATTAGAACCATCAGGGAAGCACTTCCCCACCTTAAGAAAAACGGAGGGAAAATCATCAATATCGCTTCATCCTCCATCAAGGAACCAATTCCTGGCTTACTTCTATCCAATACGTTCCGCACAGGCATCGTTGGATTGACTAAGACATTAGCAGGTGAGCTTGCTGGAGATAATATCTTGATCAATACGGTAGCACCTGGAAGAATTGCTACAGACAGAGTGGCGTTTTTGGATGAAGTCAATGCCAAGAAACAGGGTATCACCAAAACGGAGATGGAAGAGAAAGTCAAGGCAGGGATACCGCTTGGTCGTTACGGAGAGCCGGAGGAATTTGCCAAAGTGGTAACGTTTTTAGTATCAGATGCCAACAGCTATATGACTGGCAGCTCGTTCTTAGTTGATGGAGGCATGGTCAAATCTATTTAA
- a CDS encoding manganese catalase family protein: MFCRTNRLLIPLPKPKNPDPNGAAAVQELLGGKFGEMSTLNNYMFQSINFRNKKKLKPFFDLVASITAEELGHVELVTTTINLMLEGVTYPAPPDATPLRDTKDFRNTYQYIANAQTALPGDSMGRAWTGDNVFNSGNLVLDLLHNFFLECGARTHKMRVYQMTDNPVAREMIGYLLVRGGVHVVAYAKALEIATGVDITKLVPIPSLENKAFETTRKFEAEGAHRKLYTFSPTDYKDVAMIWKGSHPEDGGKLEVIQGSPPGAPMPDLQSVPEEFAPGISQEDFMEIAKRLQRSAGI; encoded by the coding sequence ATGTTCTGTCGTACAAATCGATTGCTGATCCCGTTGCCTAAACCGAAAAATCCAGATCCCAATGGTGCAGCGGCTGTTCAAGAACTGCTTGGCGGGAAATTTGGTGAAATGTCTACACTCAATAACTATATGTTTCAATCCATTAATTTTCGCAATAAAAAGAAGTTAAAACCATTCTTCGATTTGGTGGCAAGTATTACAGCAGAGGAGCTTGGTCATGTTGAGCTGGTAACCACAACAATTAACCTGATGCTTGAGGGTGTTACATATCCTGCTCCACCGGATGCAACGCCGCTAAGAGACACCAAAGATTTCCGCAACACCTATCAATATATCGCCAATGCTCAAACGGCTCTCCCTGGAGATTCAATGGGCAGGGCATGGACCGGTGATAATGTCTTCAACAGTGGCAACTTGGTGTTGGATCTATTGCATAACTTTTTTCTGGAATGCGGAGCAAGAACCCATAAGATGAGGGTATATCAGATGACAGACAATCCAGTGGCCAGAGAAATGATCGGCTACCTCCTCGTTCGGGGTGGGGTGCATGTGGTAGCATATGCGAAAGCCTTGGAGATAGCAACAGGAGTAGACATTACAAAGCTTGTTCCGATACCGAGCTTGGAAAATAAGGCGTTTGAAACGACTAGAAAATTTGAAGCAGAAGGAGCACATAGAAAGCTATACACCTTCAGTCCGACTGATTATAAGGATGTAGCTATGATCTGGAAGGGAAGTCATCCTGAAGATGGAGGAAAGCTTGAAGTCATACAAGGCTCTCCACCTGGTGCACCAATGCCGGACCTCCAAAGTGTCCCTGAAGAATTTGCACCAGGAATATCCCAAGAAGACTTCATGGAAATCGCCAAAAGACTCCAACGCTCTGCTGGGATTTAG
- a CDS encoding ArsR/SmtB family transcription factor, translated as MNEKAIQTFRDCIPLFQVLADEARQDIILLLAEKEALTVTEIAETSRLSRPAISHHLKILRDNKLVEIEQKGTQRIYSLSLEPSVAMLKDLIGIVESECL; from the coding sequence ATGAATGAAAAAGCGATTCAAACATTTCGCGATTGTATCCCATTATTCCAAGTACTGGCGGATGAAGCAAGACAGGATATTATTCTGCTATTGGCTGAAAAAGAAGCATTAACTGTAACTGAGATCGCAGAAACGTCCAGGCTTTCCAGGCCGGCCATTTCCCACCACTTGAAAATTTTACGTGATAATAAACTTGTGGAAATCGAGCAAAAAGGAACTCAACGTATTTATTCTCTGAGTTTGGAGCCATCTGTTGCCATGCTTAAAGATTTAATTGGAATTGTGGAGAGTGAGTGTTTATAG
- a CDS encoding LysM peptidoglycan-binding domain-containing protein: protein MKKKVMAGALVTSIMFSGQAYASDYVVKSGDSLWKIANNNQVSVSNIKSWNNLNSDLIYPGQKLLLQAGGATSQPAPAPAPSQPTSITYTIKAGDSLSIIARKHQTTIANLLKLNPSIKDVNRIYIGQKINVAAPSSTAPSQPVAPAPSPSKPAPKASTYIIKSGENLSSVANRHGVTLNALLSANPSIQNANRIYVGQVINIPGDVTATPGNDASWEAKADAIIETGKKYLGAKYLYGASTNRTDAFDCSSYTVKVFAQNGINLPRTSAQQANVGNEIPLSDIRKGDLVFFDTDGDGIINHVSIVTDSNTLLHAATSTGVAFSSYNTYWKPRAVKAVRVL, encoded by the coding sequence ATGAAAAAGAAAGTAATGGCAGGTGCTCTTGTAACTTCCATCATGTTTTCTGGACAAGCTTATGCTTCTGATTATGTTGTGAAATCTGGTGATTCCTTATGGAAGATAGCTAACAATAATCAAGTTTCTGTTAGTAATATCAAATCTTGGAACAACCTTAATAGCGATCTTATTTATCCAGGTCAAAAGTTACTATTACAAGCAGGCGGTGCCACATCTCAACCAGCACCAGCACCAGCTCCGAGCCAACCTACTTCTATTACGTACACGATTAAAGCCGGAGATTCTTTGTCCATCATTGCAAGGAAACATCAAACAACTATAGCCAATCTTTTGAAACTAAATCCTTCCATTAAGGACGTTAACAGAATCTATATAGGCCAGAAAATAAACGTGGCAGCACCAAGTAGCACGGCACCGAGTCAACCTGTCGCACCTGCTCCTAGTCCAAGCAAACCTGCGCCTAAAGCTAGTACTTACATTATCAAGAGTGGGGAAAACCTTTCATCTGTTGCGAACAGACATGGTGTAACACTTAATGCCTTGTTGTCTGCCAACCCTTCCATACAAAATGCAAACCGTATTTACGTTGGACAAGTTATTAATATCCCAGGAGATGTAACTGCTACTCCTGGTAATGATGCTTCATGGGAGGCAAAAGCGGATGCAATTATTGAAACAGGGAAAAAATATTTAGGAGCAAAATACTTGTATGGCGCTTCCACAAACCGCACCGATGCATTTGATTGTTCTTCTTATACGGTAAAAGTATTTGCTCAAAACGGAATCAACCTACCAAGAACTTCTGCGCAACAAGCGAATGTAGGAAACGAAATACCATTGAGTGATATCCGTAAAGGGGACTTGGTATTTTTTGATACAGATGGAGATGGGATCATCAACCACGTTTCCATCGTGACGGATTCAAACACGCTTCTTCATGCTGCTACTAGTACAGGGGTTGCTTTCTCTTCTTATAATACTTATTGGAAACCGAGAGCGGTGAAAGCGGTTCGTGTTCTTTAA
- a CDS encoding YjcZ family sporulation protein, with product MGKDAGCGAGFTLFIILFILLIIIGAAYIY from the coding sequence ATGGGCAAAGACGCAGGTTGTGGAGCAGGCTTCACACTTTTCATTATCTTATTTATTCTTCTTATCATCATCGGAGCGGCTTATATATATTAA
- a CDS encoding zf-HC2 domain-containing protein: MNEESQEIKEILSGNKDKYSHIIDRSKDKLFAVAYHMSATESEAEKLIEQGFLEVYQNLEKYEESIFFSDWLYERFIPLLGKKRVKDNTKQAKMPFHNPHYIEMEEALHSLAPEAKFQLLLIKLMDFTPAKLSGFIGKSKEEIEKNYSASLKQIRRCTLSSEIHEEGEDCHSEEELSLYFDGKLSDEAEQKMNDHLEFCPDCREVLHLLKQEEATLEKVLDYPKLNESFNDQVLSKLDPYVPAKPKHRTWKYQLSVVGILGAIFLFSVVILPTLKPLASMVSTYMEHGTIYNVWTEGTYAVTDEGITLEITDVEIDSLYMAVYYEISRVGDEPPKKFPVEDVDFYSSKPLRIVDEAGSHYPVDATIPDHLRHARSLAEEEGEEKERPYYLLKMPDKLPDEFNLEINFARLQGQYGKWNIEIPIRYDKVEDTAVTVKLDKTINIDDKAVVDIMDATYSKNGSRIRYKVNHTKEEEARLRKLLKEHDQEYRMEEILQGRHVGLHVTTEEEHLVLPNYFHFMVYEPNEPVELYFSNYYIGNEQQQQMGNHQIQGKIENPEEELYIKMFGASFQEPTFFSLEVPLKETETTPLESEFSNYKLLDYSLTPEKDGEGNITKYALIINGENQQEGARGDIGWSVSDQSGNYIPTEGWYHYEDMQKEGKKKLLHVDIVPHNNVFPETLVIKADYIYTHYDEKEWEKFPLFTQEEKNDSESE, encoded by the coding sequence TTGAATGAAGAAAGTCAAGAAATAAAAGAGATATTGTCTGGCAACAAAGATAAATACTCTCATATAATTGATCGCAGTAAGGACAAGCTTTTTGCAGTAGCATATCATATGTCTGCAACGGAATCAGAAGCAGAAAAACTAATAGAACAAGGTTTTCTTGAGGTTTATCAAAACCTAGAAAAATACGAAGAATCAATCTTTTTTTCTGATTGGCTTTACGAACGATTCATTCCCCTATTAGGTAAGAAGAGAGTAAAGGATAATACTAAACAGGCCAAAATGCCATTTCATAATCCACATTATATCGAGATGGAAGAAGCGCTTCATTCCTTGGCACCTGAAGCTAAGTTTCAATTGCTTCTAATTAAGCTGATGGATTTTACACCTGCTAAACTTTCGGGATTTATCGGAAAAAGCAAGGAGGAAATAGAAAAGAACTATTCAGCCTCCTTAAAACAAATCCGCCGTTGCACTTTATCAAGTGAAATCCATGAAGAAGGCGAAGACTGCCATAGTGAGGAAGAGCTTTCTTTGTATTTTGATGGAAAGCTAAGCGATGAAGCGGAACAGAAGATGAATGATCATTTAGAGTTCTGTCCGGATTGCAGAGAAGTATTACATTTGCTTAAACAAGAAGAAGCTACGTTAGAGAAGGTGTTGGACTACCCAAAACTTAATGAATCATTTAACGATCAAGTATTGAGTAAGCTTGACCCTTATGTACCGGCAAAACCAAAGCATCGAACGTGGAAATATCAACTTAGTGTTGTAGGAATATTAGGCGCAATCTTCTTATTCAGTGTCGTTATTTTACCAACCCTTAAGCCGCTTGCATCCATGGTTTCCACTTATATGGAGCATGGAACCATTTATAATGTCTGGACGGAAGGTACATATGCAGTTACTGATGAAGGTATAACTTTAGAGATTACAGATGTGGAAATCGATTCTCTGTATATGGCTGTCTACTATGAGATTAGTAGAGTAGGTGATGAGCCACCTAAAAAATTTCCAGTTGAAGATGTGGATTTTTATAGCTCGAAGCCATTAAGAATTGTAGATGAAGCTGGTAGCCATTACCCCGTTGATGCAACGATACCAGATCATCTTCGGCATGCAAGGAGTCTTGCTGAAGAGGAAGGGGAGGAAAAAGAAAGGCCCTACTATCTTTTGAAAATGCCTGATAAGCTACCTGACGAGTTTAACCTTGAAATAAATTTCGCTAGGCTCCAGGGACAATATGGAAAATGGAACATAGAAATTCCGATAAGATATGACAAGGTAGAAGACACAGCTGTGACGGTTAAATTGGATAAAACGATAAACATTGACGATAAAGCAGTCGTTGATATAATGGATGCTACCTATAGTAAAAACGGCAGCAGAATAAGGTATAAAGTCAACCATACAAAAGAAGAGGAAGCTAGATTAAGGAAGCTCTTGAAGGAACATGATCAGGAATATAGGATGGAAGAAATACTTCAGGGTCGTCATGTTGGACTTCATGTTACAACGGAAGAAGAGCATCTTGTCTTGCCTAATTACTTTCACTTTATGGTTTATGAACCCAATGAACCGGTAGAATTATATTTTTCGAATTATTACATTGGTAATGAGCAACAACAACAAATGGGCAACCATCAAATACAGGGGAAAATAGAAAATCCTGAGGAAGAACTTTATATAAAAATGTTTGGGGCCTCTTTTCAAGAGCCAACATTTTTCTCTCTGGAAGTACCACTTAAAGAGACAGAAACGACTCCTTTAGAGAGCGAATTCAGTAATTATAAGTTATTGGATTACAGTCTAACCCCTGAAAAGGATGGGGAAGGAAATATCACTAAGTATGCGCTCATCATTAATGGGGAGAATCAACAGGAGGGAGCACGTGGAGATATTGGCTGGAGCGTGTCGGATCAATCTGGTAATTACATTCCAACAGAAGGCTGGTATCATTACGAAGACATGCAAAAGGAAGGTAAGAAAAAGTTGCTGCATGTTGATATCGTCCCACATAACAATGTTTTTCCTGAAACTTTGGTGATAAAAGCGGACTATATTTATACCCATTACGATGAAAAAGAGTGGGAAAAGTTCCCTCTGTTTACTCAAGAGGAAAAAAATGATAGTGAGTCAGAGTAA